The following is a genomic window from Hymenobacter sp. APR13.
GTCAGGTTAGGCGGCAGAATGGCGCGGGCTTCGTCGGAACGCAGGATGGTGTTCATGCGGGCCGTGTCCTGCACGTTTACGCCCAGTTGGCCGGGCACCGGCATCGTGAACAGGCGGGCCAGTACCGAACCCTGCTGCGCCGTGGCGGCGGTATCGGTCTTAGCGGCCGTAGCGGCGTTTTTCTTGGCCAGCTGGCTGGCCAGCGAGGTCGAGTCGCCGGTGGCGGCGGCCGTAGCAGTATCGGTGGCGGCGGCTACGGTGGCGGGCTTGGCGGTGGTAGCGGTTTTCTCTTTGGCAATCAGAGCCTGGTCGAGTTGCTGCAGGTAGGGGCCGAACTCATCCTGGCGCCATACTTCCCAGAACTCCAGCTTGGCCTGGCCTTGCAGCAGTTTGCGCACACGGTCGGGGTTATCCACGCCGGGCAGCTCCACCTGAATGCGGCCCGTGCCTTTCACGCGCTGAATGCTGGGCTGGCTGGTGCCGAACTTGTCGATACGGGTCCGCAGGATGTTGAACGAGCGGTCAATGGCTTCTTCCACTTCCTTGTTGATGGCACCGATTACCTTCTCGTTAGTCGAGTTGATGTCGATGCCGCGGCTCTTGTTGGTGGTGTTAGCGAAGATGCGGGCCAGGTTCTGGCCGGGAGCGGCCGTCTGGTACGCCTGCGCGAAGAGGGTCGTGAACGGCGTCGAAGGGTTGGCCTTCTGGGCTTCCTGCGCCTGCTCCATGGCCTGGTTGAACTTGGGGTCTTTGGAGTTGCCGCTCATGGCGCGCACAATCTCCACCGGCGACACTTCCAGCGTCACGTGCATGCCGCCTTTCAGGTCAAGGCCGAGGCCCAGCTCCGACGAGCGCACGTCGCGGTAGGTATAGTCAACGCCGAGCAGGCTGGTTACGGGCGCGCGCCACACCGAGTCGAGGTAGCGCTGGCGCAGTTTCTGGTCAACCTGGCCGCCTTTGGTGGCATACACCACGGCGTCGTTCTGCACCCGCCGCGAAATGAACGTGAAGGTCAGAAAGTAGATACACAGCGCCGACACAATGATGGTCAGCGCAATGATGAGTCCTTTATTACGCATGTTTAATGAATTGATGAGCTGCTTCTGGATGTGCTGATGTGCCCGGAGTCTGCTGTGGCTATAGGTGGCGAGGAAATGTCCGGCAACTGCCGGCAAAGCACGGATGCGCTTGCGGTATGGCTGGCCCGCATCAGCTCCGGGAACACAGCACCACCGCTCACCAACCTATCAGCGTCGCCGCTAGGGAGCCTGCGGCGAAAGCGACGCCACCAAAAGGCGGGCACGGAACACGGCCGCCGGCCGGATGCCCGCCAGGGGGCGCGGCACGGCCAGCGCCCGGCGCACGGCCGGCAGCCAGCTTTGCGGAGCGGGCCAGGGCAGCCACGCGGCCAGCTCGGGCGCCGTGTGCAGCACCAAAGGGCCGGTGGCTTCCAGCGTTACTTTCTGCTTCACCACCGACACGCGCAGCGGCTGCCCGATGCGCGTGGTTTTGCCGGCCGGCACCCGGAAGGTGGCCACGGCCTGGTGGTTCAGCGACAGCACAAACAGCACGGTGGCTGTGAGCAGCGCAAAACGCACGCGGGGCAAAAAGTGGGAGAAAAAGGGGAGCATGAAAAACCTAAGAGCTACAAATATAGCCAAACCGGCCGGGCGAGGCAACGGCCGCCGGGTATTCAGGCAGGCCGGCATCCTGGGGCGCCAAAAAAAGAGCCCTGCCGTGTGGCAGGGCTCTTCTATGTCAGGCTATGTCAGGCCGGAAGGGCGTTAGCCGTTGATGGCGGCTTTGCTTTTCAGGAACGACACCAGCACATCCAGGCCCCGGTCGAAGTGCCGGTTGTTGGGAATCACGATGTCGGCGTCCTGCTTGAAGGGCTTGATGTATTTCTCGTAGGTGGGCGCCACGTGGTTGGTGTAGCGGTAGAGCACGTCCTCCAGGTCGTAGCCGCGCTCGTCCCGGTCGCGCACGATGCGGCGCTGCAGCTTCACATGCTCCCGCGCATCAATGTAGACCTTCAGGTCGAGCAGCTTGGCCACTTCCTCGAAGTAGAACACGAAGATGCCTTCCACTACTACAATAGGAGCCGGCTTGAACACCAGCT
Proteins encoded in this region:
- a CDS encoding uridine kinase, which encodes MQHPFIVGITGGSASGKTTFLRRLLASFPEEEICLISQDNYYHPRENQSVDAQGVTNFDLPSSIDSAAYAADVLRISQGLEVRRPEYTFNNPGVVPQELVFKPAPIVVVEGIFVFYFEEVAKLLDLKVYIDAREHVKLQRRIVRDRDERGYDLEDVLYRYTNHVAPTYEKYIKPFKQDADIVIPNNRHFDRGLDVLVSFLKSKAAING